The nucleotide sequence CCCGGCAGAATAGCCAACACCTTGGCATAGTCGGGGATGCCAAGCTCATCGCGCAGCTCCGTGACCTGCTGATCGCTTGGCTGCTCCTGCGCGACGATGGGATGGCCGACAAAGTCGCAGCGCATGCCTTCAGCTTCCATATAGGGCGGCTCGAAAGGCAGCAACGCCAGCACCTGGTCGATCATCGCCGCCATCTTTTTCGCCCGCCCGGCACGCCATGCCCAAACAGACGGCGCAACGTAATGGACAGTGCGGATCGACGGGTCGGCGGTCTTCACGATCTTCGCCACGCGCAGCGAAAAATCCGGACTGTCGATGGTCACCATCACATCCGGTTTCTCGTCAAGAACAGCCCGCGCGGTTTCAGCAATGCGGCGTTTGAGGTGGCGGTACCTGGGAAGCACCTCCGCCAGCCCCATCACGGACAGCTCCTCCATCGGAAACAGGCTGGTCATTCCTTCCGCCAGCATCTGCGGTCCAGCCACACCGCTAAAGGCGATCTGCGGCTCCAACTGCTTCAGCCCTACCATCAGCGCAGCCCCCAGCGCATCACCCGACGCCTCGCCCGCGATCAAAAACACCCGCGTCATGCGTTACCTTCGCCCGCCGGCCGCACCCACAGGAAAAGACCGTGTCGGTCACAAGCGGCTATTGTCTGGTCGGGCTGAAGAACCATCACGCCGCCTTCCTCGATCACAACACCGGCAAGCCCCGCGCGTGCCGCCCCGTCAATGGTCGCCGGTCCGATCGCGGGCAGATCGACACGACAATCCTGTCCATCTTTCGGCCCTTTGAATAACACGCCTCTGGCACCATTTTCGCGTGGTCGAAATCCTCCGGCCACATCCGCCACATAGGCAAGCATGGCGTCGGTCCCGGGAACGGCCTCCACGGCCAGCGCAATCCCTTGCGCGACAACTGCCCCCTGCCCGACATCCGCCGCGCTAAGCAGATGCACGATCTGCGCAGCTCGCGCGGCATCCTTGCGATCATGATCCGTCGGTTGCGCCTTAGTGTGAACCCCGCCCGCAAGCAGCAGTTCCGGCGCGATTTCATGCGCAGCGTGGACGGTGAAACCTTCGCTTTCGAAGATGGAAATCACCATCCGCAATGTTCCGTCATCGCCATTACGAATGCCCGGCAAGATGCGCGGCGCCAGCCGGATCGTTTTGAAATCCAGCTTCATCAGATCGAATTTCGGTCGCTGTATCGCACCTGCAAAGACGATTTCTCCGACATCATGTGCACGAAGATCGTGAAAAAGCTTACCAAGCCGCTCGACA is from Qingshengfaniella alkalisoli and encodes:
- the lpxB gene encoding lipid-A-disaccharide synthase gives rise to the protein MTRVFLIAGEASGDALGAALMVGLKQLEPQIAFSGVAGPQMLAEGMTSLFPMEELSVMGLAEVLPRYRHLKRRIAETARAVLDEKPDVMVTIDSPDFSLRVAKIVKTADPSIRTVHYVAPSVWAWRAGRAKKMAAMIDQVLALLPFEPPYMEAEGMRCDFVGHPIVAQEQPSDQQVTELRDELGIPDYAKVLAILPGSRSGEVKRLMPVFRQVVKRLSDEIPDLEFVLPAAPGVVAMVANTLQDWPVQVHMLDPRDRSSAEVEHRKRCLFRLADTALAASGTVSLELAAAETPMVIAYDMNWLTRQIIWRMVRIDTVTLVNLVSETRVVPEFLGTDCRADLIAPALSHTLSAPAEQLEAARLTMERLGAGQESPGLRAARAVLDGLGSAHNQ
- a CDS encoding LpxI family protein; translation: MAGGIAVVAGRGELPVKLCRRLLSDGRQVVLASMEGFEPDNPLDVPVVDFRVERLGKLFHDLRAHDVGEIVFAGAIQRPKFDLMKLDFKTIRLAPRILPGIRNGDDGTLRMVISIFESEGFTVHAAHEIAPELLLAGGVHTKAQPTDHDRKDAARAAQIVHLLSAADVGQGAVVAQGIALAVEAVPGTDAMLAYVADVAGGFRPRENGARGVLFKGPKDGQDCRVDLPAIGPATIDGAARAGLAGVVIEEGGVMVLQPDQTIAACDRHGLFLWVRPAGEGNA